The stretch of DNA gtaattcacggggTCACTAGCCTAGTAatatctattctggtatcagacgcaatacttattcccgttgctctagacccctttcacactttgtttcaggcatcgaacgattgcctacctgcttgaaacttctcatggtacctccttactttactctcgatattttcttaagtttcagtTCGAgggttactttccgccaccttccccgatgttagCTACCAGATAGTCTACCTTTCAGAGGTCCATTCTTCCGTTATACCCCcttattctttcgtaagtacgaCGGAGACCCTGAAGAAAGGATGCCTACTTCATCATGATGGCCTAActagagaaatgaagacatcaacatAATGGATTGACCTCTTCGAGAAAAGCAACCAAGACCGAGGAGATTCGTTAGGATTACCTAACCACACcctttcccccttactcccggtcctaaatctcgggacgagatttctggtagtggaggagaattgtgtgaaggaaatatgccctagaggcaataataaaattattatttatttccttatatcatgataaatgtttattattcatgctagaattgtattaaccggaaacataatacatgtgtgaatacatagacaaacagagtgtcactagtatgcctctacttgactagctcgttgatcaaagatggttatgtttcctaaccatgaacaaggagttgttatttgattaacgggatcacatcattaggtgaatgatctgattgacatgacccattccattagcttagcacccgatcgtttagtatgttgctattgctttcttcatgacttatacatgttcctatgactatgagattatgcaactcccgtttgccggaggaacactttgtgtgctaccaaacgtcacaacgtaaatgggtgattataaagttgctctacaggtgtctccaaaggtacatgttgggttggcgtatttcgagattaggatttgtcactccgattgtcggagaggtatctctgggccctctcggtaatgcacatcacataagccttgcaagccttgcaagcattgcaactaatgagttagttgcgagatgatgtattacggaatgagtaaagagacttgccggtaacgagattgaactaggtattgagataccgacgatcgaatctcgggcaagtaacataccgatgacaaagggaacaacgtatgttgttatgcggtctgaccgataaagatcttcgtagaatatgtaggagccaatatgagcatccaggttccgctattggttattgaccggagacgtgtctcggtcatgtctacattgttctcgaacccgtagggtccgcacgcttaaggtttcgatgacagttatattatgagtttatgagtttatgagttttgatgtaccgaagttagttcggagtcccggatgtgatcatggacatgacgaggagtctcaaaatggtcgagacataaagattgatatattggacggctatattcggacaccggaagtgttccgggtgatttcggagaaaaccggagagccggagggttaccggaacccccccccccccgggagaagtaatgggccatatgggccttagtcgagagagagagaggggctgccagaggtgggcagcgcgcctcctcccccctggtccgaattggactaggagagggggggcggcgcccccctttccctctccctccccacttctttccccctcctagtaggagtcctactcctactaggaggactcctcctcctggcgcgcctataggggccggccgacctcctccccttgctcctttatatacgggggcagaggggcacccctagacacacaagttgatccacgtgatcatattcttagccgtgtgcggtgcccccttccaccatagtcctcgataatattgtagcggtgcttaggcgaagccctgcgacagtagaacatcaagatcgtcaccacgccgtcgtgctgacggaactcttccccgacactttgctggatcggagtccggggatcgtcatcgagctgaacgtgtgctaaaactcggaggtgccgtagtttcggtgcttgatcacactcccccctctctttgctatgcatcaccatgatcttgcgtgtgcgtaggaaattttttgatattactatgaaacccaacattgtgacgcccggataattaagctacagtaattctctgctactgatgccacgtcacttcgattactatcgctaatctcgtgttagttcgagaccgattcaaattcaaattcaattaaaggcaaataataaaagttttcaaatattaaaaccaaattgtTCGAGTCGTGCCAATTAATGCATAGGTGATTATAGTGAAGCACCATACTTTTATACAATGTTTAAATGCTATAAGATAACTAAAATAGTAGCAAAAACAATTAATTAAATACTTTTAAATAGTAAATAATTACACAACTATTTTAGATTAGGTAGCTAGTTAATGTGGCAGTGGCATATTTGGTAACATCAAATTAGGTGCCATTTTGGTATTTTGCTAAATCAAAAATAAAAGGAAActaagctaaaacagaaaggaaataaaataaacaaaagaagaaaaaagaaaatacaaaactagcaaaaaataaaaaaaaggagaaagagaACCCACCCCCACTGGGCCGGTCGGCCCAATTGCTAGCCTGGTCGGCCCAGGCCGCCCCACTCCCTCCTACTACCCCCCTCACCCGGGGCAAACCCTAACCCACTACCCACGAcccctccactcacccactccctcCCCGCATTCCCCTCGCCTCTGCCCCTGccccagatctggatcgggccACGCCCCGACGCCATCGGTCGcctcaccgtcgccgccgcccgccacctcATCGCCATCGCCTCACCTCGCCCCGAGACCGCCGAACCTCTACGTCGCCCGAAGCCGTGCCCGCTCGACATCGCCGTGCGCCACCGCTGCCGCCCGGAGCTCGTGCCGCTCGTCCACTCGACGGAGCTGCCTCGCCGTCCTCTCCATCGTCGGCTCGTCCCCGTCCTCCTCAACCCCACTGCCACGAACCCTACGCCGCCCACGTGAgcttccccctcctcctctcttcctcgCGCTCACGCCATGGTTCCTCCCCGCGGCTCCGCTGTTGCCGCCGTGGCCTCGCCACGCCCGCACTACCTGACCTCGCGCTGCTTGCGCCCACGTCGACCAACCGCTGCCGCCGCTGTCTTGTGTCGCAGCCGCCGCGCCCGCCCCGTGCCCCGTGTGCTCCAGGTCCGCCCGTGACCGCGCCGCCCTCCCCTCCTGCTCGCCGCTGCCCGTGTCGCCGCACCGGCGCCGCTCGCGCCCGCCTTTGCCCGTCGCGCCGCACCGCCCGACCGCATCGCCCTACTCGGCCCGCTGTCGGCTGGCCCCGCCGCGCGCGCTTCTCCTCCCCCTGCAAACCGCACCCTGTTCCGCCCACCGCCCCACGCCGGCGTTGTCGCGCCGCGGCCGCCCAGCCGGTGGCCTCGCCCCCCTTCACACCACCACCCCTCGCGCGACCCGGCCACCGCTCGCCTCCGCCTCCCCCGACGCGTCGCAGACCACACACCCGACGCCGGCGCCCCAGAGCACACGCGCCCGTGTGTGTTCGGGCGGGCACCCACGCCCAAACCCGCTAGGCTTCCTCTGGGCCTATGACAGTGGGGCCCCACCCCCCAGAACAAAAATGATTAAAAAAGGagttttaaaataaataaatgaataaataaaataattaattacttaattaacttaattaatcttgattagattaacctaattaacttAACCTAATTAATCTATTAATTAAACCAATTAATTAGGTTAGTTAGTTGtcagtcaatgacatgtgggccccctGTCCAGTTTGACTAGTCAAACTGTTGACTGGGTTGACCCggtccatgacaggtgggccctgtTTGACCCTATTGACCAGTCAATAGTTGACTGGTCAAATGCTGACTGGACCCCCCCTTGACCCCACCTGCCAGCCACACATACATTCTGTTGGGTACAATTCTGTGTACCCATAGCAATTTAAGATTTAATTTTCAAATTAAAACAAtttagaaaatgatttaaaatttttaaaattaatataaaataaaccgtagctcggatgaaaaaactttatacatgaaagttgctcagaacgacgagatgaatccggatacgcagcccgttcgtccgccacgcatccctagcatagcaaacacgcaactttccccctccggctcctttgcccaaaAACGCAAAACACTGGGGATACTTTCttggatgtttccccccttcaccggtatcacctcataccgcgttagggcacgcctagcatCACTCTTTGCTTTGCCATGCATCGTTgcgcatctgtttgcattgtattcattgtttcttccccctcttctctcgctagacaccgaggccgacgccgctgctacccagtacgactacggtgttgacgaccactctctcttgccagagcaaccaggcaagcccccccccccttgatcaccagatatcgcctactctcctctatactgcttgcattagagtagtgtagcatgttactgcttttcgttaatcctatcctgatgcatagcatgtcattgttgctacaactgttgataccttacctgcaatcctaaatgcttagtataggatgctagtttatcattagtggccatacattcttgtctgtctgccatgctatactatcgggtcgtgatcactcgggagttgatcacgggtatatacctatactttatacatgatacatatGATGaataaagtcgggttggctcgaggagtacccgcgagtgattcatggattgggggctaaaaggacctttgtcccgacggccctctgggtggatcgttgtggcggagcgacaggacaggttgagaccacctaggagagaggtgggcctggccctggtcggcgttcgcggtgtcttcaagataacacgtttaacgagattttggtatttgatctgagtctggctactggcctatacgcactaaccatctacgcggggatagttatgggcactcgacgtcatggtatcagccgaagccttcgtgacatcgcgactgagcggcgcgcaccgggttggaccgcgtaaaacttcctttgtaatggaggttgctaggtctgctcaccggccacgttcgcaacgtgcaggtgtgcaaagggcgatgggcccagacccctgcgccataggatttagaccggcgtgctgacctctctgttgggcctaggtagggctgcgacgtgttgatctttcgaggccgggcatgacccaggaaagtgtgtccggtcaaatgggatcgagcgtgttgggttatgtggtgcacccctacagggaagttaatctattcgaatagttgtgatcttcggtaacaggacgacttggagttgtaccttgaccttatgacaactagaaccggatacttaataaaacacacccttccaagtgccagatacaaccggtgatcgctctctcacagggcgacgaggggaggatcatcggttaggattatgctacacaatgctacttggtggacttaccttctgctctcttctacatgctgcaagatggaggtggccagaagcgtagtcttcgataggactagctatccccctcttattccggctttctgcagttcagtccacatatgatacccttattccatttgataccaatgcatacatatgtagtgtagctccttgcttgcgagtactttggatgagtactcgcggttgctttgctccctcttttccccctttctatactcgattgctgcgaccagacgttggagcctaggagccagacgccaccgtcgacgacgactactactactcgggaggtgcctactactacgtgcagcccgctgacgacgaccaggagtagtttaggaggatcccaggcaggaggcttgcgcctctttcgatctgtatcccagtttgtgctagccttcttaaggcaaacttgtttaacttatgtctgtactcagatattgttgcttccactgactcgtctatgatcgggctcttgtattcgagccctcgaggcccctggcatgtaatatgatgcttgtatgacttattttatttgtagagttgtgttatgatatcttcccgtgagtacctgatcttgatcgtacacgtttgcacGTATGATTAATGTACGGtcgaatcgggggcgtcacaaatAATTTCTACAAATTTTTATCAGATTTACAGAGAAAAAAATATCTACATCTAGAAGATCAAATACATGTCATTAGATATATCAAATAATGTGTAGTGCATATAGTCTTTTTGTAACACACTGCTTTTACGGAATCTTTGGAATGAGAGAAATTGACGTCTCTTTCAACATGAGAGCCTGCCTGTTCAACGGCTTTGTAACATTATCTCTGATGAAATCTGCCTCCTTAAGGAGGCATGGGAATAGTGCATGTGTAGTTAGTTTTGGCTAAGCTAAGACCTTCTCAACCTCAAGCCTTCCTTTTCCTCTTTGATTTTTTGGGGGTTTTGCCCTTGTACTGTACTTCCCCCTTCCTATAATGAAAAGGCAGAGCACCTGCCATTCCACTAAAAAAATATCGCAAAACATATTTTCATATTTTATATGTTTAGTATTAGTATAGTGGATATGGGTACACTACATTACTACATTATGTAACGAAGGGGTACTATTGTGGTGTACACTCGACGGATGCATGCGTGCTTACGTGTAAATTAATAGCTATGTAAAAGGGGAGGTACAAAGCTTAATTACCTAGCTATACGCCTATGCCTCAAGAAATCAGGGGACTACTAAGCACCCAACAAACTAGACTCTACATAGATGTGCGTTCTTCAGTCGACTACGTTGTTGCTGAAGAGTTTAAACTGGCCGGCGTCTAGCACGAGCTTCCGTATAGAGGCGAAGGCGCCGATGGCCCCGATGCCTGTGAAGACGACCATGATGACCGTGTTGGCGATGTACAGCGTGGACCTCCTCGGCGGCGCAAGCGCGATGTTGTACATGATGACGGGGAGGACAAAGTCGAGCGGGATGAACCCCACGGCGCCGACCACGCCGACAATGTCGCCAAAGAAGGGCAGCATCGCGGCCATGAGCGCGCAGAAGGCCAGGTAGAGCGTCCGCAGCAGCAGCCGCGGCACCAGGTTCCGGCGCGAGAACTTGCCCTGTGTCACGTCCGCTGAGTTCTTCTCCATGATCTCGTATGCCACCTGGGAGTACACGAGCCCAATGGCTAGGAGCTGGAGGAGGACGAAGAGAACAGCGAGGCCCAGCAGCCAGGTCGGCGCGAGGGCCGGCCCTGAGTCCGGCATGAGGCTCTTGAGGACGTTGGACTGGACCTGGCTGCCGAACGCCCAGTAGCCGGTGATGGACGGGAGATAGAAGgtgaagcctatgacggagtagCACATCACCAGAGCCTTCATCATCTTCCCGGCGGCCGGCGGCGCCAAGGTAGCCTGCAAATCCGAGTTCAAAAATAGGCCCACTATGAGGTTTGTATGATAGGCCTGTAATGCCCCATTCAAATTTGATTCTGTCTGTAATGCAGACTCGATGAAGAAAGAGCCCGGCGCCACATGATAATTACATGGCCCAGTATGCTTGGCGTCATCCACACAGTTTGGGCCTTTTAGTTAATTTCCAGACACACAGATATATGCAATGTAACAACGGAATCTGTACTGATTTCAGGGGAGGTGGGGGGGCTGCTGACAAGAATTGATCATATACCTGGATTTCAGGCAGAATGCCATTGCCGAAAACAGATGCCAGGATGGAAATGGAGAGGAAGGCATTGAAGGTCTGCTCTGACTTGGATGAGCTTAGAGAGTAGTCCTTGGCTGGAGCGTTTTTCGACAAACCTGTCAAGAATGGTAACAAGTTAAATACCGTATGGCAGAGCACAAAAACCTGAAATGGACTATGCCTGCATGAACATAGTTTTCCTACTTGTACATACGATTATATTCTTCTTTTGTTATGGAACTTCGCCACAAACTAAATTAGAATTTCTGACAGagagatgcttgataagtttatAACAACGAGTATTTTAACTCAATTGTGGGCCAAAAGAATCCAGCAGACAAATTCGGTTTTACTTTGGAATTGATCACATCAATATCTCGACCCCGTTGTTTGGTTTGTGCCTAAAATCGGAATCATTGTTATGAACTAACATAAATTTGATGTATGCTGTAATCGACCCGTGGTAAATAAGTCTTACTGGAAAGAAAAATATTCAGATAAATCTAGAATGTCTTCTTGTCTACCGAGTTCTGAAATAGAGCTGAATGGTGACAAAATCGTCAATTTAAGTACAATAATTTGTAATTGGTGACTAATGGAGGATTCATCACGACAACCACAAAAGCAAACACTTTCTTAGGTGTCATTTAGTTTCAGTCACATGCTTCAATTGTTGGAAAGGGCCATTGTAGTTCTCAATAGTGAAAACCGCAAATCACTGAACACACTGATTACTATCATGTGCCTACTGAGGCACTATTGATCACTTTACAGACTAATCTGGGTTTTGCGAACACAGAAGAGTCTGGGTTAGTTTGTAATGCTACGGCTGCTGGGGAATCGGTGCTACCTTAACAACCACTAATGCGTTTTGTAGAAGAATGTCACAGCTAATGACTCCCTGGTGCTGTGGTGTCGACGTGTCTTTGCATATGAGTTTATTCCAATGGCGTACATCAAAGAATCACTGCAAAGATATAGCTGTAAAGAGCAGTTTCTATAAGGAACTAGCTTATACATCTATGAAGTACCATGAAAGATTATGGCATCTGATTCCTCTGATATGCCAGCCTAAGTGTTTCAGGAATCTAGTTCCTAAATCTTCAACATATAATAATTCTCTTAAATCTTATGAGAAACGTATCAGGAATGGACAGGAGGTGTAGTAAGGAGAGCTCACGCAATAATACCTGCACGAATACAAGCAGCAGACACAAGGATGGTGTAGCCCAAGCTTAGGAGTAGTGAGACCAAGTTGATGTGCCGCAGCGAGTGGAACGATGGTAGTTGGGAGAGGAAGGCCAGCACCACAGCCACGATGATGATGAAGTGGTACAGTTTTAGGGGACCATTGGGAGCAAGGCTCGAGTACATTAtctgtttggccacaataatgATCAGCTAATGAAAATAATGATATGAGCAGAGAACAGAAAGCATTTTTTTAGTTAATATCTATGACAACGGACATAAGGCTGTTCACCCAACTTTACTGGTTGTACATATTAGTGCCAATTATCTTTGGTTGTAAAAAATGTAGAAACTAGCAAGTCAGCCAGTGAAATCCTTCCTATCCAAGAAAGAATATAATTCAATTTGTTGCCAATTAATTTCTGTTCTAATCTATTTACAACAAATTGGTAGTCTTGTCTTGAATTTGATGCATATACTGAAATATTCAGACTTCAAGTCAAGAGACATGAAAAGATTTGAAATATCTCCTTCCCCTGTAGCATTTAAATGTCAGAAAAAGGTATTGTAATCTTGACAGAGAGGCATAAATAGTGCGCAATTCAGAGGTAGCACACAACTATATATTTATATATGTTCAAAACTTTCCAAAGCCAGGAGCCCAGGACAAGAAGCACATGAAAATGACAGATGAACTACTTCATTTGCTGTTTTACTGTTGTGAACACTGGTTTCGGACATATTATCAACATCAGGACATTTGAACCAAATGAGTGGGAAACCATGTGTTCCCATGGTTCAACAAAACTGCTAAACGATCAATCATAGTGTCTCTACGGTTCAGACTTCAGAATAATGACATCGGATATGCAAGATACTGCTACTGGGACATACTGCTGCATACTTGCGCACACACCCACGAGCAATGCCAATCAAACATTACTTGCATGTCTGGAATCCTGCCATGCACTGGCGTCAAGGAGCAGCTTTCTTACTAATGTCAACTCAGCACTGAGTATCCCTTATCAAACTAGTGTCAGCGTGCTTTTTTTCTTCCGAAAAGACTAGTGTCTGCGTGCTGATTAAGTAGTTACGGCAATCCTGAAGCAACAACACATTAGAGTCTGAAATTAGGCCAGAATATGCAGCGCCTTATGCTGCATGAGTGCGTATGGCAGTATGACAAAGCCACGCAAGAATGAAATGAATGACCTTGTACATTTGGGACCGCAACCCTCTCCTCTGTGGGTATTCCTAGTTTGCAGAGTATTATAGGCAACTCCAACTATTTATGTCCACAACGAAGACGACATGAAACTAACTACAGAACAGCAAACAAAGCATACATAACAGGCTAATGAAATTTACAGTTAAATTCAGTAGTTCTTGGAGGCTACGCAGGGCTCACCTCGATGCAATCGGCCGCCAGCAAGATGGAACCGATGCTAACGCCTGTGTTGATGGCCGTCTGCACAATCACCACGAAGTAAAACATCCACCCGGAGCCTGCACACCAAACACATCTCCCAAAAAACGAATCATAATTAATCACACATCTCTCTCTCCCAGCACAAATTCACCAAGACACGCATCCAGATTAATGGGAGGACTATCGCACGACAGCAAAAGCACAGTGGTACTGTTCATGCCGTACTGCCGTGCACACAAACGCAATCTCAGAAGATGGGTCGGGACGCATCGTCTGTCACTCGTAGTGGGCGTCAGGGCATTGCGGCGAACACATGGAGGAGATGTATGGTGTGGAGGAGGTCGGCGCGCGGGTTAATTACCGAGGACGTCGGTGGCGAGCTCGCGGAAGCGGATGTGCCTGCGGCCGCGCGCCTCGCAGTGGTCGAGCACGCGGGACATGAGGGAGTACTCGTAGAAGGTGACGGCGGCGATGAGGGAGAGCGTGGTGATGCCGAGAGCCCAGCCCATCCCCCGCAGCGCGTACGGCAGCGTCAACACCGTCGGCCCCACGATCGCCGTCGTCAGGTGGAAACCCGCGTGCCACCACGTCCCTGCCATGAGCGATTAAAATCGAATCAGCAGGTCCCCGCATTGCCGGAGAAGCGCGGGAGGGCGGGGCGGGGTAGGCCGGGTACCTTTGGACTCGAGCACGAAGGCGGCGCCGGCATCGGCGTCGGCTCCGGGGGCGGGCTTGTGCGCGTCGTTGCCTGCCGCGGCCACGATCGCCGGGCCGCCGGCCTCGGCGTCGAACGCGGCAGGCGCCATGGCCTGGAGCTCGGCTGTCGCTAGTGGTTACGGCGGTGATATATACGTAGACACGACGGACACACAGGGTGGGACGGTCCCTATGTACTACTGTAGGAGTAAATCTAATTAGCCGGTTAATTAATACAGTAGGATCTCGTTACGGCCTAATCACCGTGCCGCACACGAACACGGTCGGCAGTAACTCGCGGCCGTGGCGTGGGGTCTCCGTTCTGTGGAGTGCACGAAGTCCAACGGTGCCGCCGGCCGGTATTTATGCTGCTACGGGGCCGCGCGCCGGGATGTTAAGTTTTGTAGGTGGTCACACACACGACAGCAGAGTCGTCATATGTTTTGTCCTACGCAATTATATGAACCAGATGACCCGTTCCGTTATTGGCCTAAAGATCAACTGTACTAGCTAGCAAGTTAAGTAAGCTATATATGGACAACATGTTTAAGAAATGGACACCAAGGCATGCTAAGAAACATGGATGTGAGCATCTACACACAGGCTTAGCAAATCTGATCCCCTAAACATCCAGGGTCAGTGTCCTGTGTGTCTGTTTTGAGCCCTTATTTATTCATGcatgcaatcatgcttttcattttCTCGCTTATATGTTCAATCACTTGCATGTGATGGGTGGAAAATGAAAAGagagaaaataaaaagagaaaatgTAATCCAGAGTGGGCTGCGTCCTATGTGACGAACATGCGCGTCCGAGAGCCCTCATATTCTCACGTTATCAATACGAGAGTTTGCGGAACAACCCGCACGTATAGCGATGATATAATGGGTCCGATTGGATCACTTTTGGCGCGGGAAAAATCTGGTGTCAACGTTATTCTGGGTGATGAGAACTCACTCCTAAGGAGTATTCCGTCAAGGACCATCATATGACCACATGCCGAGCAAAGCAACGCCAAATAGGACGAATCAAGCAAGGCACCCCGTGATCAATCGCATTGTGTCTAGCCAGACAATGATGGATATCATgacaccgagagggcccaaaaaATGTCTCTCCAttgtcggaggagcaaatcccagtCTTGAGCTATCTAGTTCCTTGTCGTACTTTTTCGATAAATTCATAAAATGTCG from Triticum urartu cultivar G1812 chromosome 3, Tu2.1, whole genome shotgun sequence encodes:
- the LOC125548409 gene encoding probable GABA transporter 2 — encoded protein: MAPAAFDAEAGGPAIVAAAGNDAHKPAPGADADAGAAFVLESKGTWWHAGFHLTTAIVGPTVLTLPYALRGMGWALGITTLSLIAAVTFYEYSLMSRVLDHCEARGRRHIRFRELATDVLGSGWMFYFVVIVQTAINTGVSIGSILLAADCIEIMYSSLAPNGPLKLYHFIIIVAVVLAFLSQLPSFHSLRHINLVSLLLSLGYTILVSAACIRAGLSKNAPAKDYSLSSSKSEQTFNAFLSISILASVFGNGILPEIQATLAPPAAGKMMKALVMCYSVIGFTFYLPSITGYWAFGSQVQSNVLKSLMPDSGPALAPTWLLGLAVLFVLLQLLAIGLVYSQVAYEIMEKNSADVTQGKFSRRNLVPRLLLRTLYLAFCALMAAMLPFFGDIVGVVGAVGFIPLDFVLPVIMYNIALAPPRRSTLYIANTVIMVVFTGIGAIGAFASIRKLVLDAGQFKLFSNNVVD